Proteins encoded within one genomic window of Anastrepha ludens isolate Willacy chromosome 4, idAnaLude1.1, whole genome shotgun sequence:
- the LOC128861955 gene encoding uncharacterized protein LOC128861955 — MPLQPEPPDKSTNRFSILSQFDDYTSDYSFPPLTYKQTSLNQPKYITIKSPNNELQKLSPFVIKKALDAISTQIENIKQLKDGSLLILARNSKVAEKFLKLKTIANLCPVTTKYQDNLNTIKGVIYASCLNEVNEEEILQELKIQGVTSIYKFTRMTEGKVVPTGKIVLSFDLYHLPKVIDIAWYKVKVAPYYPTPMRCKNCQLLGHTKTRCTNTATCEGCLHPTVHVNNVQTVAAVMHRQTKTAQDLNRLKNF, encoded by the coding sequence atgCCATTACAACCAGAACCGCCAGACAAATCAACAAATAGATTTTCTATACTAAGCCAATTTGACGACTATACTTCCGACTACTCTTTCCCGCcgcttacatacaaacaaacatcacTCAATCAACCCAAATACATAACTATTAAATCACCTAATAATGAACTACAAAAACTCAGtccttttgtaataaaaaaagcttTAGACGCAATATCAACCCAAATTGAAAACATTAAACAACTTAAAGACGGTTCACTGCTTATTCTAGCACGCAACTCAAAAGTAGCTGAGAAATTTCTAAAGTTAAAAACGATTGCTAATCTCTGTCCAGTGACAACAAAATATCAAGACAATCTAAACACAATAAAGGGAGTAATCTATGCGTCTTGCCTAAACGAAGTAAACGAGGAAGAGATTTTGCAGGAACTAAAAATCCAAGGTGTAACtagtatatataaatttacccGCATGACTGAGGGCAAAGTTGTTCCTACTGGCAAAATTGTCTTATCTTTTGACCTCTACCACCTGCCCAAAGTCATTGACATAGCTTGGTATAAAGTTAAGGTCGCCCCTTACTATCCAACACCTATGCGCTGCAAAAACTGCCAACTACTAGGCCACACAAAAACACGCTGCACCAATACTGCTACATGCGAAGGCTGTCTCCACCCGACTGTACACGTAAACAATGTGCAAACTGTGGCAGCGGTCATGCATCGTCAGACAAAGACTGCCCAAGATTTAAACAGACTCaagaatttctaa